In one window of Ferriphaselus amnicola DNA:
- a CDS encoding efflux RND transporter permease subunit, translating to MLTAIIRAAIKQRLVLVVVAVCLLAFGLNATSKLSVDAFPDVTNVQVQIATVAQGRSPEEVERFVTVPLEMAMTGLPGIEEMRSLNKPGLSLITLVFTDATDVYFARQLVMERLIEAGGRMPEGVTPTLGPLSTGLGEVYQYTLDRADDGKRVLTKEELTERRIAQDWVVRPLLRGIPGVAEINSQGGYIKQYQALVNPDRMRYYHLTLQEIYQSLARNNANSGGGVLPHYAEQYLIRGVGLVKSLDDIRAIVLKEQDGVPVLMRDVAEVTIGAEERYGAVIKNGDTEAVGGIVMMMRAGNAKEIVSRVKQRVQEINDKGMLPGGLKIVPYYDRSELVDAALHTVVKTLIEGVILVVVVLFLFLGDVRSSLIVVATLVLTPLITFMVMNHYGLSANLMSLGGLTIAIGLMVDGSVVVVENAFQRLAERRGSGVSRPRVVMEAAAEVGTPVVFGVSIIILVFLPLMTLQGMEGKMFAPLAFTIAIALFVSLVLSLTLTPVLSSYLLIGKDEHDTRLVALLKKPYLKLLNQALANSKKTVFVAGGAFVTAVVLLPFLGSAFIPEMKEGSIVPGINRVPNISLAESIKMEMEGMRLVMQVPGVKSAISGVGRGESPADSQGQNESTPIVSLKPRSEWPDGWTQDNIAEAIRTKLNTLPGVQVVMAQPISDRVDEMVTGVRSDVAIKLFGDDLDLLKQKADSIAKVASTVQGAQDLRVERVTGQQYLSIEVDRQAIAHYGLNVADVHDVIETAIGGKQATEIYEGERRFSGVVRLPLVFRDNVATIRSLRVTSPNGAQVALENLANIRVIDGPAQISRESGKRRIVIGVNVKDRDLGSFVAELQQAVDHKIKLPDGYYLEWGGQFQNMERAMGHLMIIIPVTVAAIFFLLFMLFGSLRFATLIITVLPFASIGGVIGLFVTGEYLSVPASVGFIALWGIAVLNGVVLVSYIRSLRDDGLSQEEAIVQGCRQRFRPVLMTATVAMLGLIPMLFATGPGSEVQRPLAIVVIGGLVTSTLLTLVVLPTLYKWFEEKPVEA from the coding sequence ATGCTGACTGCCATCATTCGCGCTGCGATCAAGCAGCGTTTGGTACTGGTCGTAGTCGCCGTGTGCTTGCTGGCGTTCGGCCTCAACGCCACCAGCAAACTCTCGGTCGATGCCTTCCCCGACGTAACCAACGTCCAAGTACAGATTGCCACCGTGGCACAAGGCCGTTCGCCGGAAGAGGTCGAGCGCTTCGTCACCGTACCGCTGGAGATGGCCATGACCGGCCTACCCGGCATAGAGGAGATGCGCTCACTGAACAAGCCCGGCCTGTCGCTCATCACGCTGGTGTTCACTGACGCCACTGACGTGTATTTCGCCCGGCAGTTAGTGATGGAGCGACTGATCGAAGCGGGTGGACGCATGCCGGAAGGCGTGACCCCAACGCTGGGCCCGCTTTCTACCGGTCTGGGCGAGGTCTATCAGTACACGCTAGATCGAGCTGATGACGGTAAGCGAGTGCTCACCAAAGAAGAGCTGACCGAGCGCCGTATCGCTCAGGACTGGGTGGTACGCCCCTTGCTGCGCGGCATCCCCGGCGTAGCCGAGATCAACTCGCAGGGCGGCTACATCAAGCAGTATCAGGCGCTGGTCAACCCAGACCGGATGCGCTACTACCACCTGACCTTGCAAGAGATCTATCAGTCGCTGGCACGCAACAACGCCAACTCCGGCGGCGGGGTGCTACCGCACTACGCCGAGCAATACCTGATCCGAGGCGTCGGGCTGGTGAAATCACTGGACGACATCCGGGCCATCGTACTCAAAGAGCAAGATGGCGTGCCGGTACTGATGCGCGATGTCGCCGAGGTGACTATCGGTGCAGAAGAGCGTTACGGCGCAGTCATCAAGAACGGCGACACCGAGGCAGTCGGCGGCATCGTGATGATGATGCGTGCGGGCAACGCCAAGGAGATCGTCAGCCGCGTAAAACAGCGTGTGCAGGAGATCAACGACAAGGGTATGTTGCCCGGCGGCCTGAAGATCGTGCCCTATTATGACCGCAGCGAGCTAGTCGATGCCGCGCTACACACGGTGGTAAAGACGCTGATCGAAGGTGTGATTCTGGTCGTCGTGGTGCTATTCCTATTCCTTGGCGACGTGCGCTCGTCACTCATCGTTGTCGCCACATTGGTGCTGACACCGCTCATTACGTTCATGGTGATGAATCACTATGGCCTGTCTGCCAATCTGATGTCATTAGGTGGTTTAACCATCGCCATCGGCTTAATGGTCGATGGCTCAGTGGTGGTGGTCGAGAACGCCTTCCAACGATTGGCTGAACGACGTGGCAGCGGCGTGAGCCGACCGCGCGTGGTAATGGAAGCCGCAGCGGAAGTCGGCACACCGGTAGTATTCGGCGTGTCGATCATCATTCTGGTGTTCCTTCCGCTGATGACGCTGCAAGGCATGGAGGGCAAGATGTTCGCCCCGCTGGCCTTCACCATCGCCATCGCCCTGTTCGTTTCGCTGGTGCTTTCGCTCACGCTCACGCCGGTACTCAGCTCTTATCTGCTGATCGGCAAGGACGAACACGACACGCGCTTGGTCGCGCTACTCAAAAAGCCGTATCTCAAGCTATTGAATCAGGCGCTGGCAAACAGCAAAAAGACCGTATTCGTTGCCGGTGGTGCATTCGTCACGGCAGTGGTGCTGCTACCTTTCCTCGGCTCAGCCTTCATTCCAGAAATGAAGGAAGGCTCCATCGTGCCCGGCATCAACCGCGTACCTAACATCTCGCTGGCAGAGTCCATCAAGATGGAGATGGAGGGGATGCGCTTAGTGATGCAGGTGCCCGGCGTGAAGTCAGCGATCTCCGGTGTAGGTCGTGGCGAAAGTCCTGCCGACTCGCAAGGGCAGAACGAATCCACGCCTATCGTCAGCCTCAAACCGCGCAGCGAGTGGCCAGATGGCTGGACGCAAGACAACATCGCCGAAGCGATCCGCACCAAGCTGAACACCTTGCCCGGCGTGCAGGTGGTGATGGCACAACCAATCTCTGACCGCGTGGACGAGATGGTCACCGGCGTGCGTTCCGATGTGGCGATCAAACTGTTCGGCGACGATCTCGACCTGCTCAAGCAAAAGGCCGACTCCATCGCCAAGGTCGCCTCCACCGTGCAAGGTGCGCAAGACTTGCGCGTGGAGCGCGTCACCGGCCAGCAATACCTCTCCATCGAGGTGGATAGGCAGGCGATCGCCCACTACGGCTTGAATGTGGCGGATGTGCATGATGTGATCGAGACTGCCATCGGCGGCAAGCAGGCCACCGAGATCTACGAAGGTGAGCGCCGCTTCAGTGGCGTGGTGCGTCTGCCGCTCGTGTTCCGCGACAACGTGGCGACCATTCGCAGTCTGCGCGTCACCTCGCCTAATGGTGCGCAAGTGGCACTGGAGAATCTCGCCAACATCCGCGTGATCGATGGCCCAGCTCAGATCAGCCGTGAAAGTGGCAAGCGCCGCATCGTGATCGGCGTGAATGTAAAGGACCGCGACCTTGGTAGCTTCGTGGCCGAGTTGCAACAAGCTGTCGATCACAAGATCAAGCTGCCGGATGGCTATTATCTGGAGTGGGGCGGACAGTTCCAGAACATGGAACGCGCGATGGGGCACTTGATGATCATCATCCCGGTCACGGTGGCGGCGATCTTCTTCTTGCTGTTCATGCTGTTCGGCAGTTTGCGCTTCGCCACGCTCATCATCACCGTGCTGCCCTTCGCCTCCATCGGCGGGGTGATCGGCCTGTTCGTCACCGGCGAATACCTGTCGGTGCCTGCCTCGGTCGGCTTTATCGCCCTGTGGGGTATCGCCGTGCTCAACGGTGTCGTGCTGGTGTCCTACATCCGCAGCCTGCGCGATGATGGGCTGTCGCAAGAAGAGGCTATCGTGCAAGGATGCCGCCAGCGTTTCCGCCCTGTGCTGATGACCGCCACCGTGGCCATGCTGGGATTGATCCCCATGCTGTTCGCCACCGGCCCCGGTTCGGAAGTACAACGGCCACTGGCCATCGTAGTGATCGGCGGACTGGTCACGTCCACCCTGCTCACGCTGGTGGTGTTGCCCACGCTGTATAAATGGTTCGAGGAAAAACCCGTCGAGGCCTAG
- a CDS encoding efflux RND transporter periplasmic adaptor subunit: MMSKKISILLIAVLLSACQGKQEAPTKVAEDPTIVTATPELLKRLTVAAVGEGEMVETLRVPARIAVDEQRVARIGAAVTGRLTDIRAELGQRVRRGEVLATLHSTELSASQLTYLKALSQEGLQQRAVSRAKLLFESDVISAAELQKRESELLQAQAERHASQDQLKVLGMTEGDINKLGATRSVHSLSSVTSTVDGVVIERKVTQGEVVQPADALFTVADLSHVWLVAEIPEQQAGLIHTGDISEAEISALEDQRINGKLIFVSDTVKPDTRTVTARMDVENPKHTLKPGMLASMLIHGAPHQRVMVPVVAVVRDNNRDYVFVQLDAQRFQLREVKLGQESAGVAPVLEGLLEGEKIVTEGAFHLNNERRRKELEG; the protein is encoded by the coding sequence ATGATGTCCAAGAAGATTTCCATCCTGCTGATAGCCGTCTTACTGTCCGCGTGCCAAGGTAAACAAGAAGCCCCCACCAAAGTAGCCGAAGATCCCACCATCGTCACCGCCACGCCTGAATTACTCAAGCGCCTGACCGTCGCTGCCGTCGGCGAAGGCGAAATGGTCGAAACCTTGCGTGTGCCCGCACGTATCGCCGTGGATGAACAACGCGTCGCACGCATCGGCGCCGCCGTGACCGGACGACTGACCGACATTCGCGCCGAGCTGGGTCAGCGCGTACGGCGCGGCGAAGTGCTCGCCACCCTGCATAGCACCGAGCTTTCTGCATCACAACTGACCTATCTCAAAGCACTGTCGCAAGAGGGTTTGCAACAGCGCGCGGTCAGCCGCGCCAAACTGCTGTTCGAGTCCGACGTCATCAGCGCGGCTGAGCTGCAAAAACGCGAGAGTGAGTTGTTGCAGGCACAGGCCGAGCGCCATGCTTCGCAAGACCAACTCAAGGTGCTGGGCATGACCGAAGGCGACATCAACAAGTTAGGTGCGACACGCTCAGTGCATTCTCTATCATCGGTCACGTCCACGGTAGACGGCGTGGTCATCGAACGAAAAGTCACGCAAGGCGAAGTGGTGCAACCCGCCGATGCCTTGTTCACCGTGGCCGATCTTTCGCACGTTTGGCTGGTGGCCGAGATCCCCGAGCAGCAAGCTGGGCTGATCCACACTGGCGACATCAGCGAAGCCGAGATATCCGCTCTGGAAGACCAGCGCATCAACGGCAAACTTATCTTCGTGTCAGACACGGTCAAACCTGACACCCGCACGGTCACTGCCCGCATGGATGTTGAGAATCCGAAGCACACCCTCAAGCCAGGCATGCTGGCCTCGATGCTGATTCACGGTGCTCCACATCAGCGGGTGATGGTGCCGGTTGTCGCCGTGGTGCGTGACAACAATCGCGACTACGTCTTCGTCCAACTCGACGCACAACGCTTCCAGTTACGCGAGGTGAAACTGGGCCAAGAGAGCGCTGGGGTCGCGCCCGTGCTAGAAGGCCTGCTCGAAGGGGAAAAGATCGTTACCGAAGGTGCTTTCCATCTGAACAACGAGCGTCGCCGCAAAGAACTGGAGGGCTGA
- the dusB gene encoding tRNA dihydrouridine synthase DusB, with translation MRIGPYQLKNNLIVAPMAGVTDRPFRILCKKMGAGMAVSEMVASNSLLYGSEKTRRRANHEGEVDPISVQIVGADPKMLAQAARFNVDNGAQIIDINMGCPAKKICNVMAGSALLQNEPLVKTLLEAVVGAVDVPVTLKIRTGWDKAHRNAISIAKIAESCGIQALAIHGRTRACAYTGHAEYDTIAAVKAEVRIPIIANGDITTPEKAKFVLEHTGADAVMIGRAAQGRPWLFREIAHFMATGEHLPSPAVTEIRDVLVAHLRDLYEFYGEYSGTRIARKHISWYTRGLPGSAHFRHLMNQLPSTEAQMAAVCEFFDLQLERGERLHYGEELAA, from the coding sequence ATGCGCATCGGCCCTTACCAACTCAAGAACAATCTGATCGTTGCCCCTATGGCGGGGGTGACGGATCGTCCATTTCGCATCCTCTGCAAGAAGATGGGCGCAGGCATGGCGGTGAGCGAGATGGTGGCGTCTAACTCCTTGTTGTACGGCTCAGAGAAGACCAGGCGCCGTGCCAACCATGAAGGCGAAGTCGATCCGATCTCGGTGCAGATCGTCGGGGCTGATCCCAAGATGCTGGCGCAGGCGGCGCGCTTCAACGTCGATAACGGTGCGCAGATCATCGACATCAACATGGGCTGCCCGGCCAAGAAGATCTGTAATGTGATGGCAGGTTCGGCGTTGTTGCAAAATGAGCCGCTGGTCAAAACCTTACTCGAAGCGGTGGTGGGTGCGGTGGACGTGCCGGTGACGTTGAAGATACGTACCGGCTGGGATAAAGCCCATCGTAACGCGATCAGTATCGCCAAGATCGCCGAATCCTGCGGCATTCAAGCGCTGGCCATTCATGGCCGTACTCGCGCTTGTGCTTACACCGGTCATGCCGAATACGACACCATCGCGGCGGTCAAGGCCGAGGTGCGTATCCCTATCATCGCCAATGGCGACATCACTACGCCGGAGAAGGCGAAATTCGTACTGGAACACACCGGTGCCGATGCGGTGATGATCGGCCGTGCCGCGCAAGGCCGTCCTTGGCTGTTCCGCGAGATCGCCCATTTCATGGCGACCGGCGAACATCTACCATCGCCAGCCGTGACCGAGATTCGTGATGTGTTGGTGGCGCATCTGCGCGATTTGTACGAGTTCTATGGCGAATACAGCGGTACCCGCATCGCCCGCAAGCACATCTCTTGGTACACACGCGGTTTGCCCGGTTCGGCGCATTTCCGTCATCTGATGAACCAGCTGCCTTCCACGGAAGCGCAAATGGCAGCGGTTTGCGAGTTTTTTGACTTACAACTAGAGCGCGGAGAGCGCCTGCATTACGGGGAGGAGCTGGCAGCATGA
- a CDS encoding SlyX family protein, with translation MTEERLADLETKITYQEDLIEELNKTVFQQQQMLERLEAMCETLARQIRSLADAGSEGKVSNERPPHY, from the coding sequence ATGACAGAAGAACGCCTCGCCGACCTCGAAACCAAGATCACCTACCAAGAAGATCTGATCGAGGAACTGAACAAAACGGTCTTTCAACAACAGCAAATGCTCGAACGACTTGAAGCGATGTGCGAGACACTCGCCAGACAAATCCGCTCACTGGCCGATGCCGGAAGCGAAGGCAAAGTCTCCAACGAAAGACCGCCGCATTATTGA
- a CDS encoding response regulator transcription factor: MSQTKILIIEDDRQVADALQLMLEFRGYAVDQANDGSAGLRAIKASSPDIIITDMVLPELDGIGVLKAIRTEYPKIPVLAISGMGPEHGDLYLNLASKLGANAILRKPVRTGELLDAINRLLSSDPLLADH; encoded by the coding sequence ATGAGTCAGACCAAAATTCTCATCATCGAAGATGATCGCCAAGTTGCTGATGCGCTTCAGTTGATGCTCGAGTTTCGTGGCTATGCAGTGGATCAAGCCAATGATGGTAGTGCAGGATTGCGGGCGATCAAGGCGAGCTCGCCAGATATCATCATCACTGACATGGTGTTGCCGGAGTTGGATGGTATCGGCGTATTAAAAGCTATCCGTACCGAATATCCAAAGATCCCAGTTCTTGCCATTTCCGGTATGGGGCCGGAACATGGCGACCTGTATCTGAATTTGGCCTCCAAATTGGGGGCGAATGCCATATTGCGCAAACCGGTGAGAACGGGAGAGCTTCTCGACGCGATCAATCGCTTACTGTCATCCGATCCGTTGCTGGCTGACCACTAA
- the purD gene encoding phosphoribosylamine--glycine ligase produces the protein MKILVVGSGGREHALAWRLAQGERVQKVFVAPGNAGTALEDGLENLPITGIPELIEFVKREGIEFTVVGPEAPLAAGIVDAFRAEKQKIFGPTKAAAQLESSKDFAKRFMTRHHIPTAFFETFSDIEAARDYVDKHGAPIVIKADGLAAGKGVVVAMTEMEAYAAIDMMLADNSLGDAGARVVIEEFLEGEEASFIVLVDGKNVLALATSQDHKRLLDRDHGPNTGGMGAYSPAPVVTPTIHAKAMREVIMPVVRGMEAEGVTYTGFLYAGLMISPDGGLKVLEFNCRMGDPETQPIMLRLKSDLSVLMEHAIAGTLDQVEAEWDRRTALGVVMAAANYPETPRKGDVITGLPKPQEDAHVFHAGTTTQDGKVVTSGGRVLCVTALGDMVKRAQQRAYEVADGIHFDGSQMRRDIGYRAIGRK, from the coding sequence ATGAAGATTCTGGTCGTAGGTTCGGGTGGTCGTGAGCACGCGCTGGCATGGCGTTTGGCGCAGGGCGAGCGGGTGCAGAAGGTGTTTGTCGCGCCGGGCAATGCGGGTACGGCGCTGGAAGACGGGTTGGAGAATCTGCCCATCACCGGCATCCCTGAGCTGATCGAGTTCGTCAAACGCGAAGGTATCGAATTCACCGTGGTCGGCCCAGAAGCGCCGCTGGCGGCGGGCATCGTCGATGCGTTCCGTGCCGAGAAGCAGAAGATCTTCGGTCCGACCAAGGCCGCTGCGCAGCTTGAATCCTCCAAGGACTTCGCCAAGCGCTTCATGACTCGTCACCATATCCCAACAGCCTTTTTCGAGACCTTCAGCGACATCGAAGCTGCGCGCGACTACGTGGACAAACACGGCGCTCCCATCGTCATCAAGGCCGATGGTTTGGCTGCTGGCAAGGGCGTGGTAGTGGCAATGACCGAGATGGAAGCTTACGCCGCCATCGACATGATGCTGGCCGATAACAGCCTCGGCGATGCCGGTGCGCGGGTGGTGATCGAAGAGTTCCTTGAAGGCGAAGAAGCCAGCTTTATCGTCTTAGTCGATGGCAAAAATGTCTTGGCATTAGCGACGAGTCAGGATCATAAGCGTCTGCTCGACCGTGACCACGGCCCCAACACCGGCGGCATGGGTGCGTACTCTCCCGCTCCCGTGGTGACGCCGACCATCCACGCCAAGGCCATGCGCGAAGTCATCATGCCGGTCGTGCGCGGCATGGAAGCCGAAGGTGTCACTTACACCGGCTTCCTCTACGCTGGGCTGATGATCTCGCCAGACGGCGGCCTCAAGGTGTTGGAATTCAACTGCCGCATGGGCGACCCCGAGACCCAGCCCATCATGCTGCGCCTGAAGAGCGATCTGTCGGTGCTGATGGAACACGCCATTGCCGGAACGCTGGATCAAGTCGAAGCCGAATGGGATAGACGCACTGCGCTGGGCGTGGTGATGGCTGCCGCCAACTACCCCGAAACCCCGCGCAAAGGCGACGTCATTACCGGCCTGCCCAAACCGCAGGAAGATGCCCACGTATTCCATGCCGGAACCACCACGCAAGACGGCAAAGTGGTCACCAGCGGCGGTCGTGTCCTCTGCGTCACCGCGCTGGGCGACATGGTCAAACGCGCCCAACAACGCGCCTACGAAGTCGCCGACGGCATCCACTTCGACGGCAGCCAAATGCGCCGCGACATCGGCTATCGGGCAATCGGGCGGAAGTAA
- a CDS encoding helix-turn-helix domain-containing protein has translation MSEECGCGVVSENDIARYVRDSVNEYFQDLEGEQPSSSIYDMVIRCVEKPLIETVLHHAGGNQTRTAELLGINRNTLRKKIQDLKIK, from the coding sequence ATGAGCGAAGAATGTGGATGTGGCGTGGTCAGCGAGAATGATATCGCTCGCTACGTGCGAGATTCGGTAAATGAATATTTCCAGGACCTTGAGGGCGAGCAGCCCTCCAGTTCTATTTATGACATGGTGATCCGCTGTGTCGAAAAACCCCTGATCGAGACGGTGTTGCATCACGCGGGCGGCAATCAGACGCGCACTGCCGAGCTGCTCGGCATCAACCGCAACACCTTGCGTAAAAAGATCCAAGATTTGAAAATCAAGTAA
- the purH gene encoding bifunctional phosphoribosylaminoimidazolecarboxamide formyltransferase/IMP cyclohydrolase, with protein MAAIKQALISVSDKSGVLEFARSLSQLGVNILSTGGTAKLLADNGVPCTEVADYTGFPEMLDGRVKTLQPKVHAGILARRDLPEHVATLEKHGIPTIDLVVVNLYPFAATVAKPGCTLEDAIENIDIGGPTMVRAAAKNHGHVAIVTDPADYSDVLAEMQTNGGAVSDATRFDLMKKAFSHTAAYDSMISNYLTAIGSDGSKSEFPAQINFNFAKVQDMRYGENPHQSAAFYRDLNPVAGGIADYTQLQGKELSYNNIGDADAAWELVKTFDQPACVIVKHANPCGVAIADNALNAYKLAYATDTTSAFGGIIAFNRELDEASAAQITANQFVELIIAPSASEAALKVTAAKQNVRVLTVPLSNAHNQWDVKRVSGGLLVQSPDALNVQLAQLKVVTKAQPTPEQLTDLLFAWRVAKYVKSNAIVFCKGGQTLGVGAGQMSRVDSTRIASIKAQNAGLSLENSVVSSDAFFPFRDGIDVLAAAGAKAVIQPGGSMRDADVIAAADEHGIAMVLTGFRHFRH; from the coding sequence ATGGCAGCCATCAAACAAGCCCTCATCAGCGTTTCCGATAAATCCGGCGTACTCGAATTCGCCCGTAGCCTGAGCCAGCTCGGCGTGAACATCCTCTCCACTGGCGGTACGGCTAAGCTGCTTGCCGACAACGGCGTGCCCTGCACCGAAGTCGCCGATTACACCGGCTTCCCCGAGATGCTGGATGGTCGCGTGAAGACGCTGCAACCCAAGGTTCACGCCGGGATTCTGGCGCGTCGCGATTTGCCCGAGCACGTGGCCACGCTGGAAAAGCACGGCATCCCGACCATCGATCTGGTGGTGGTGAATCTGTACCCCTTCGCGGCAACCGTCGCCAAGCCCGGCTGTACGTTGGAAGACGCTATCGAGAACATCGACATCGGCGGCCCGACCATGGTGCGCGCAGCGGCCAAGAACCACGGCCATGTCGCTATCGTCACCGATCCGGCGGATTACAGTGACGTGTTGGCCGAGATGCAAACCAACGGCGGCGCGGTTTCCGACGCGACACGCTTCGACCTGATGAAGAAGGCGTTCTCGCACACTGCCGCGTACGACAGCATGATCAGCAACTACCTGACCGCCATCGGCAGCGACGGTAGCAAGAGCGAATTCCCCGCGCAGATCAACTTCAATTTCGCCAAGGTGCAAGACATGCGCTACGGCGAGAACCCGCACCAGAGCGCCGCGTTCTACCGCGACCTCAATCCCGTGGCGGGCGGAATTGCTGACTACACCCAATTGCAGGGTAAGGAACTCAGTTACAACAACATCGGCGATGCCGACGCTGCGTGGGAACTGGTCAAGACTTTCGATCAGCCCGCCTGTGTCATCGTCAAGCACGCCAACCCGTGCGGCGTGGCCATCGCCGACAACGCGCTGAACGCCTACAAGCTGGCTTACGCCACTGACACGACTTCCGCGTTCGGCGGCATCATCGCCTTCAACCGCGAGTTGGACGAAGCTTCTGCCGCGCAGATCACCGCCAACCAGTTCGTCGAACTCATCATCGCGCCTTCCGCTTCCGAGGCCGCATTGAAGGTCACTGCCGCTAAGCAGAACGTGCGCGTGCTGACCGTGCCGCTGTCCAACGCCCACAACCAGTGGGACGTGAAGCGCGTCAGCGGTGGTTTGCTGGTGCAAAGCCCAGACGCGTTGAACGTGCAATTGGCGCAGCTCAAGGTCGTCACCAAGGCGCAGCCGACACCTGAGCAACTGACCGATTTGCTGTTTGCTTGGCGCGTGGCGAAATACGTGAAGTCCAACGCCATCGTGTTCTGCAAGGGTGGACAGACCTTGGGCGTGGGTGCGGGCCAGATGAGCCGTGTCGATTCCACCCGCATCGCCAGCATCAAGGCGCAGAACGCCGGACTGAGCTTGGAGAACTCCGTGGTTTCCTCGGATGCCTTCTTCCCGTTCCGCGACGGCATCGACGTACTGGCCGCCGCCGGTGCCAAGGCAGTGATCCAGCCCGGCGGTTCGATGCGTGATGCTGACGTGATCGCAGCGGCAGACGAGCACGGCATCGCCATGGTGCTGACCGGCTTCCGCCATTTCCGTCACTGA
- a CDS encoding P-II family nitrogen regulator, translated as MKEIKAIIQPKRLERIRDAFRNLPGFPGMTILKVQGCSGHQGLERHNSLRAELTEFSDKVRLEIVTPDEHVTEIVKLIHQHAYSGKQGDGLLWVTEVGEVHRLSLPPN; from the coding sequence ATGAAAGAGATCAAAGCCATCATTCAACCCAAGCGCCTAGAACGCATCCGCGATGCTTTCCGTAATCTGCCGGGCTTTCCCGGCATGACCATCCTGAAAGTACAGGGATGCAGCGGCCATCAGGGATTGGAACGTCACAATTCACTGCGTGCGGAGCTAACCGAGTTCTCGGACAAAGTTCGACTGGAGATCGTGACCCCAGACGAGCATGTGACCGAGATCGTGAAGTTGATCCATCAGCATGCCTACAGCGGCAAGCAGGGCGACGGGCTACTGTGGGTCACTGAGGTGGGCGAGGTTCACCGCCTCTCGCTGCCACCGAATTAG
- a CDS encoding TolC family protein — MQRIRYKTFQLTCLLLSLFALPVYAQALTLPEALILAEQHSPALRVASGQQHSSVAALDTARAFPNPEIEYGSGRSHLMPTTPQPGRNRLLAFSQPLELPSVRGARQRAAEAGIVSGSALLDDARLNVYAQVKQAFLDIQRRESESQLAEESRALLGQIHSRVKLRVEVGEASRYELIKATAEMLAAENVAQSAEIKVTQAKDRLRALLGTPLGDTFDITPAPLLPEDLPAIASLREELLTHQPLLKAAVAETQRATAKLEQERSLRIPQPTLKWSAEQHPDVNLWRIGVALPLPLWDRRAGPIGEAQANLERAEAEQERIRFNVLNELDQAYGRYQIAQRQLYIFETGLMQGAETALKVAEAAYRYGERGILDYLDAQRVVRSTRMDYLNARYELQFALVDIERLRGTLLAGEHP, encoded by the coding sequence ATGCAAAGAATACGTTACAAAACATTTCAGCTAACCTGCCTGCTTTTGAGCTTATTTGCCCTGCCCGTCTATGCGCAGGCGTTGACCCTGCCCGAAGCGTTGATTTTGGCAGAGCAACACAGCCCTGCCCTCAGAGTTGCCAGCGGCCAACAGCACAGTAGCGTAGCCGCACTGGATACCGCGCGCGCCTTCCCCAATCCCGAGATCGAATACGGCTCTGGTCGGTCGCACTTGATGCCGACCACTCCGCAACCTGGGCGCAACCGTTTGCTGGCATTTTCCCAGCCACTAGAACTTCCGTCGGTACGCGGCGCACGTCAACGGGCAGCAGAAGCCGGCATCGTCTCTGGCTCCGCACTTTTAGACGACGCGCGACTCAATGTGTACGCGCAAGTGAAGCAGGCGTTCCTTGATATTCAGCGTCGCGAAAGTGAGTCGCAACTGGCCGAGGAATCGCGGGCGTTGCTAGGACAAATTCACAGTCGAGTAAAACTCCGGGTCGAAGTCGGTGAAGCATCGCGCTATGAGCTGATCAAAGCCACCGCCGAAATGCTGGCCGCTGAGAATGTCGCACAAAGCGCCGAGATCAAGGTCACGCAGGCCAAAGATCGTTTGCGCGCTTTGCTGGGTACGCCACTGGGCGACACCTTCGACATCACTCCTGCACCACTGCTGCCTGAGGACTTGCCCGCAATCGCATCGTTGCGCGAAGAGCTGCTGACCCACCAGCCACTGCTCAAGGCGGCGGTTGCCGAGACTCAGCGCGCCACCGCAAAATTGGAACAAGAGCGCAGTCTGCGCATCCCACAACCCACGCTGAAATGGAGTGCCGAGCAGCACCCCGATGTCAACCTGTGGCGGATCGGCGTGGCGCTACCGTTGCCCTTATGGGATAGGCGTGCCGGTCCGATCGGCGAGGCTCAGGCCAATCTCGAGCGCGCCGAAGCCGAGCAAGAACGCATACGTTTTAACGTACTGAACGAGCTAGACCAAGCCTACGGCCGGTATCAGATCGCTCAGCGCCAGTTGTACATCTTTGAAACCGGGCTGATGCAAGGCGCAGAGACCGCGCTCAAAGTCGCCGAAGCCGCCTACCGCTACGGCGAACGCGGCATCCTCGACTACTTGGATGCCCAGCGCGTTGTTCGCAGTACGCGCATGGACTACCTGAACGCCCGTTATGAATTGCAATTCGCGCTGGTCGATATCGAACGACTGCGTGGCACCCTACTTGCCGGAGAACACCCATGA